A genomic window from Fusarium falciforme chromosome 2, complete sequence includes:
- a CDS encoding Zn(2)-C6 fungal-type domain-containing protein, whose amino-acid sequence MPPRKREHDADSLNAPASTAPAKRQRVSLACDACRTAREKCDGGRPHCGTCTAQNRPCSYTPASRKRGVQTGYLRTIELSLAWLFEQVPDCEGALHRLLTQNDGADGTRILATKDKAGHRLYRRWSKSRVHKDIGRMLSDEKTPRNETSADDSETEESISPANANLFEAKSSPGFSLQGANLSQADLPANTYQLGGMAEPPVPTKLTLPPNWKRLIDIYFCYTHSWLPIVEREMVTSTALAYPSEGLTLEANRSSALHAQLWAVFAVSSFQDAASSEPFHNNGFSPSKIYSIARQLIPSDDESLEIPHISSLLLHSLVLLGQKKTMSAWLLIGKASRLALYGRATNSHMFPVKEGGEASLNHAEVRILAASFVLDSLASLCLGQSQVTSGIRYSLPSVTIVQLLNLNEPWAPVSGFGKAPEHRDESTPETASPLPTFQQLFAFCRLWAASMDARLYDSPTSRRITPEDLVRSLDAQFSFCNSLIFGGSTPAVPSAYLLQGMFLAITLDLVPGHRPSLFSNLIEVVESCLETFGPGGTPPIVVTLMEIVHRHGHSSRMQEHDKVKWDAALKALTDVWKPNNSGIDGPKEHQNNIGVVDPISRPIAGPVFLDEISTASHHTSQTAPLISGELEHELNRMQQRQKEQRFLSYERQRYAGNSDNSPGTSQSLYPVTPNLTFQSPPVNGGHTGNLLQSSHIPSQLVDYDAILEELGSIDCGDSIEVDPQFMTNLGFAPGCDLGEMFHGDFGT is encoded by the coding sequence ATGCCGCCGAGGAAACGCGAACACGATGCGGACTCCCTCAATGCTCCCGCCAGTACCGCTCCCGCCAAACGACAGAGAGTCTCTCTTGCCTGCGACGCGTGCCGAACCGCCAGAGAGAAGTGCGATGGCGGTCGTCCTCACTGCGGAACCTGCACGGCGCAGAACCGGCCATGCTCGTACACCCCTGCCTCCCGCAAGAGAGGCGTGCAGACGGGTTATCTACGAACCATTGAGCTCTCGCTCGCCTGGCTGTTTGAGCAGGTTCCTGACTGCGAGGGAGCTCTGCATCGTCTACTTACACAGAATGATGGGGCAGACGGCACCCGCATCCTGGccaccaaggacaaggctgGCCATCGACTCTACCGCCGATGGAGCAAGAGTCGCGTCCATAAAGACATTGGACGAATGCTATCGGATGAAAAGACCCCTCGGAACGAGACTTCGGCAGACGACTCGGAGACGGAAGAGAGCATCAGCCCGGCCAACGCCAACCTCTTCGAGGCGAAATCATCACCTGGATTTTCACTTCAAGGTGCAAACCTTTCACAAGCAGATCTACCTGCGAATACCTACCAACTTGGCGGCATGGCTGAGCCGCCGGTGCCTACCAAGCTGACACTCCCTCCGAATTGGAAGCGGCTCATCGACATTTACTTTTGTTACACCCACAGCTGGCTCCCGATCGTCGAGCGGGAAATGGTCACCAGCACTGCCTTGGCCTATCCCTCTGAAGGCCTCACACTCGAGGCGAACCGGTCGTCCGCCCTACATGCTCAGCTTTGGGCTGTGTTCGCCGTGTCTTCTTTCCAAGATGCAGCCTCCTCCGAACCCTTCCACAACAACGGATTCTCACCGAGCAAAATCTACTCGATTGCTCGACAACTCATACCCTCCGACGACGAGAGTCTGGAAATACCTCACATttcttccctcctcctccactcaCTGGTCCTCCTAGGCCAGAAAAAGACCATGTCCGCATGGCTACTCATTGGCAAAGCGTCACGCCTTGCACTCTATGGCCGAGCCACCAACTCGCACATGTTCCCGGTCAAAGAAGGTGGCGAGGCTTCTCTAAACCACGCCGAAGTGAGAATACTAGCTGCTAGCTTTGTCTTGGATTCGTTGGCTTCTCTCTGCCTGGGCCAGTCCCAGGTCACCTCGGGCATCCGATATAGTCTGCCTTCTGTGACCATCGTGCAGTTGCTGAACTTGAACGAGCCATGGGCTCCAGTTTCAGGGTTTGGCAAGGCGCCTGAGCATCGGGACGAATCAACGCCAGAAACGGCGTCACCCCTGCCGACATTCCAGCAATTATTTGCTTTTTGTAGGCTCTGGGCCGCCAGCATGGATGCAAGACTGTACGATAGTCCCACTTCCCGCAGGATCACCCCTGAAGACCTTGTCAGAAGTCTAGACGCCCAGTTTTCATTCTGCAACTCGCTCATCTTTGGGGGTTCAACTCCAGCGGTGCCGTCAGCTTACCTACTCCAAGGCATGTTCCTGGCTATTACCTTGGACTTGGTGCCTGGCCACAGGCCATCACTCTTCTCGAACCTGATAGAGGTTGTCGAATCGTGTCTGGAGACCTTTGGACCCGGTGGAACACCCCCCATCGTTGTCACCTTGATGGAGATCGTGCATCGTCATGGCCACAGCAGCCGGATGCAAGAACACGACAAAGTCAAGTGGGATGCAGCCTTGAAAGCGCTCACAGACGTCTGGAAACCCAACAATTCAGGGATAGATGGGCCTAAAGAGCATCAAAACAACATTGGTGTGGTGGATCCTATCAGTCGCCCAATCGCCGGGCCAGTCTTCTTGGATGAGATATCAACCGCCTCTCACCACACCAGCCAGACAGCGCCCTTGATCTCAGGAGAGCTGGAACATGAACTTAACCGGATGCAACAGCGTCAAAAAGAGCAGCGGTTCTTGTCGTACGAGCGGCAAAGATATGCAGGCAACTCAGACAACAGTCCTGGCACATCACAGTCTCTCTACCCAGTCACACCCAACCTGACGTTCCAATCCCCTCCAGTCAATGGCGGGCATACAGGGAATCTGCTGCAGAGCTCGCACATACCAAGCCAGCTGGTAGATTACGACGCCATTCTGGAAGAACTTGGATCCATAGACTGCGGCGACAGCATCGAAGTGGACCCCCAGTTTATGACCAACCTAGGATTTGCGCCCGGCTGCGACCTGGGCGAGATGTTTCACGGCGACTTTGGTACATGA